The genome window GTAATCGAGATGAAAAATAGGATAGACGAAGATATAAATGAAACTAAAGGAATATTGGAGAAGATAAAATTACTCGCAAAGGATGCAAATGATATTGAACTAACTCCTTTAATTCAGAAGTATAATAAATTCTTTGCTGATATTTCAAACAACTTGGAAAATATATCTGATATAAAGACTTTGCAAAATATTGAACTAGAATTAAATGCCAAAAGATTAGAGCTAGAGAGAAGTATTAATGACTATCTATTTGATCAGATCTCACGATATAACGAAATTGTAGATGAAATCAAAAATTATGGCATTGTGCTAGATAAAATGGAACAACTTTCTGAGCCTATAAAAATTAATGACGAGGGAATTATTAGGATAAATAAACTAATGACGAGAATGAAGGAAAATCTCCACTTATTATATAAATATATTGAAACTATAAATAATTCGTTAGTATTATTACTAGGCAAGAATTACGAAAACGAGATAATTGATGTAAGACTTAATATAGAAATGTCAATTAAGTATCTAAAGATACTACTTAATAAAGAAAATTTAGAAAATTGCAAGACGTGTACAGAACTGATGCTTAAGTTTTTACAACTATTCAATAGTATAAATTTAAATGTGAACCAGGAATTATTGAAGAGCATAATAAAGCTTAGCGATGAAAAACCTGCCATCTACATAGTAAAAAGTAGGGAAATTTTAGAGCAAGGTTTAAAGACAGCTTCTAGTATATTAACTAAAATTAAGGAGGATTATGAATACATCAGAAAAGAGATACCTTCATTAAGTCGATATAAGGAATTTGATCTCATTAACTTACTTGAAAAGGAGATAAATGATTCCACTAAGCCAATATGTAAGAGAATAGAGACGTTATCTTCATCGATTCAAGTAATTCAAGATTTGTCCAGTATAATAACTCATAAGAATGAAATAGCTGATGTTATTAACTTGATTAATGATAACTATGAACTTATCTTGCAAAAAGTAATTGAGGAAGGATGTATAAAACTTAATGAGTTAGGAATAGCCTTAGATTATGGTAAGTTTATAGATCTTGTACTACAAGAAAAAGGTACAAACTTAAGAGTGGTTAATGATTCAATTTGTTACATTAGATAAGTGTCTTATCTTAACCTTTTTATAGTAATCTCTGCATGATCATCAACTAGATCTGCTTTAAAAAGATATCTAGGGGCATTTCTTAGGAGTTGATGAGTACATAGAACTCTATCTTTATCTGTTAGTATCAATATACTATCACCTACTTTCATAGCCACCAAATATTTTGAAATTTCTAGAATAAATTCTTCACATGGTTTTCCTCTAAGATCTAATTTCTCCATAAAATGACCTATTTTAGCAGAGATTAAAAAGTTTAAAAACATTTTAGCTTTCATGGTTAGGTTTTTAAATTTGGAAATACCTTACTTGGTACCTATTTTTAGCCTTTAGTTCAGTTTGTTCTTTTTGAACCTTATTAAATATTTCATCGTAATTCACTAACATGAA of Sulfolobus sp. E5-1-F contains these proteins:
- a CDS encoding sulfurtransferase TusA family protein; this encodes MEKLDLRGKPCEEFILEISKYLVAMKVGDSILILTDKDRVLCTHQLLRNAPRYLFKADLVDDHAEITIKRLR